GCGGCGACGTGCCCCGGGAGGGCGTCGAGGACCTCCTCACCGCGCTCGCAGAGGACCCCTCGCTGTCGGCCACGGAAGCCGTCGAGCAGGAGGATCTGGGTGGCGTCGACGAGTCGGAGGTCCGCGAGGCAATCGTCGAGGTCGTCGAGCGAAACGCCGACCAGGTGGAGGCGGAGGGGATGGGTGCCTTCTCCGCGCTGATGGGCGAGTGCATGGGTGCGCTCCGCGGGAAGGCCGACGGCGACGTGGTGAGCGACGTGCTCCGCGAGGAGATACAGAAACGGGCCTGAACGGACGAAACCGACCACCCGGGGACCGCGCAGGCGATATCTTTCTATCCCCGGGGGGTGTAACTCGGGTATGTACGACGTAGGTGATCTGCTACCAGTCGACGGCCTCGACCCGGGGTCGACGCTCCTGGTGGTCGGACCGCCGATGACCGGGAAGCGATTCCTCGGCATGCGACTCCTCGAACTCGGGCTCGACGACGACGAGGGAGTTGCGCTCATCTCGACCGACTCCAGCGCGGGGGACGTCCGGGAGATGATGGCACAGATTCACGGCGCGTCCGTCGACTCGCTCCCGTTCGGCATCGTCGACTGCGTCGGGGAAATGCAGAGCCGCGACGCACTCGGCCCGCTCGACCACCGCGTGGGCTCGCCCGCCGACCTCACCGGCATCGGGATGGAACTGACCGACCTCTTAGAGTCGCTGTACACGGACCACTCGACCCGGCTCCGGCTCGGCCTCTTCTCGCTGACGACGATGTCGATGTACGCCTCGGTCGAGCAGGTCGTCCGCTTCCTGCACGTCCTCGGCAACCGGGTCTCGGAGGCCGACGGCGTGGGGTTCGTCGTCGCCCACTCGGACACGATGGACGACGAGGTCCTCAATCAGCTCCGGTCGTTCGTCGACGGCGTCGTCGAGGTACGAGAGGAGGACGCGACGACCGAGCTCAGGGTCCTCGGCGTCGACCCCGAACCCACCGACTGGGTCCCGTTCAGCAGCACCCTCGAGCGGACGGGGCCGGTTTCCGAGGCGCAGTCCGGTGGACTCGCCGCTGTCGACGTCCCGGAGTCCCTGCGAGCGGTGATGGACGAGGTCCAGATGGGACGACCCACGCTGACGATCTGCAACTACGACCAGTCGCCGGACACTCTCTCGGACATCGAGCGGTACTTCGACCGCCACAACGTGGCCGTCCAGGAGGCGTCACTCGACGTCGACCAACCGAGCTCGTTCGCGTTGCTCCACCACGGCGACGACCTGCTGGCCTCCGAGAACGTCCAGTCGCTGCGGAACACTATCGAGATCGACTCCGCGGAGACCGAGGCCTTCGCCGAGCGCCAGTCGTCTGGCCTGTTGACCAGGCTCGAGGAGTCCGTCTTCGGCGCGTCGGCCGCGAACAAGTCGCTGCTCATCGACGTCAGCCACAACATCGAGATGCTGGCCCAGCGCAACGGTGGCGGCCGGCTGCACGCGGGCTTCCAGCAGTTCTCCCGGCTCGCGGACGACGACCGGAGCGCGCGCATCTACCGGAAACTCTCCGAGGCCGGGACCGACGTGCACGTCTACGGCGTCCCGGACGCCGAACTAGACTTCGAGGGCGTGGTCGCCCACGGCCACGACGCGCCGGAAATCGCCAACTCGTGGTTCGTCGTCTACGACGGCAACGGCAACCCGGACCAGCAGGCTGCGCTGCTCGCCTTCGAAGCGGGCGACAGCAACGAGTACAACGGGTTCTGGACGTACGAGGGTGACATCGCCCGGC
This DNA window, taken from Haloarcula ordinaria, encodes the following:
- a CDS encoding DUF7504 family protein; translation: MYDVGDLLPVDGLDPGSTLLVVGPPMTGKRFLGMRLLELGLDDDEGVALISTDSSAGDVREMMAQIHGASVDSLPFGIVDCVGEMQSRDALGPLDHRVGSPADLTGIGMELTDLLESLYTDHSTRLRLGLFSLTTMSMYASVEQVVRFLHVLGNRVSEADGVGFVVAHSDTMDDEVLNQLRSFVDGVVEVREEDATTELRVLGVDPEPTDWVPFSSTLERTGPVSEAQSGGLAAVDVPESLRAVMDEVQMGRPTLTICNYDQSPDTLSDIERYFDRHNVAVQEASLDVDQPSSFALLHHGDDLLASENVQSLRNTIEIDSAETEAFAERQSSGLLTRLEESVFGASAANKSLLIDVSHNIEMLAQRNGGGRLHAGFQQFSRLADDDRSARIYRKLSEAGTDVHVYGVPDAELDFEGVVAHGHDAPEIANSWFVVYDGNGNPDQQAALLAFEAGDSNEYNGFWTYEGDIARRLDAYLTETYVDVASEADIATD